DNA sequence from the Penicillium psychrofluorescens genome assembly, chromosome: 3 genome:
TCACGTGACCTAAACAAACCGAGCTGCGCATCTCCCAAGCTCCTCCATCGACTCTTGCCCTTCGTGTCCTTCGTTTCCTCGCCCACCAAACTCCCTCCAACGCCCAGCCCGGAGACTATGCGACGGTGAACTGGCTACACATCTACCAACACGCTTAATCCTACCGCGACAGATTGCCCCCGTCGATTCGCTCGCCTGCTGACCGTGCTTTTTTTCGCGGAACTTTGCCGCGTCTTTTCTGGacgcccaccatgtctctGTTTGGAGGACAAGCCCAATCAGGCGGGAGCCTTTTCGGAAACCCCGCGAATAAGTCCAGTTCTTTTGGTGGGTTCGGTGCCAGCACGGCCCCGGCTACCCAGCCCAGCGGCGGAGGATTGTTCGGGTCCGCGCAGaaccagcagcaacaacagcagccacagcaacaacagccacagcagcagcagacagGCGGTCTTTTTGGCTCCGCTGCCACATCTCAGCCTCAACAGTCTGGAGGATTATTTGGATCGAGCACTGCCCAGAAGCCGGCTGGGTCCTTGTTTGGAAGTAGTTTCgggcagcaacagcagcagcagcagccccagcagcaaactcaacaacagcaacagccgcagcaacagACCGGTGGCCTTTTTGGTTCATCACTGCAGCAGAAACCAGCCGGAAGTCTTTTTGGTGGCGCCgctccgcagcagcaggctcAACAGCCGGCAactggtggtggtggacttTTCGGGGGTCTAGGTGGGAGcatgcagcaacagccgcaacaacaaccccagcagcagcagggcaGCCTCTTTGGTGGTGGCTCCCTGCTTGGCGgtcagcagcaacagcaggcgcaacagccgcagcaaTCGCAACTTGGTCAGACTACCATGGCCCAGcctcagcagcaacagcagtcCCTGTCGTCGAGTCTCTGGTCGCCTGGTCGCGCTATCACTGGAGGTTCGTCTACGTCCTTTTATGTTTCCCCAAAAACACTCTTGCTAACTACTCTTACTCTCTAGTCCACCGAACCGTTCCCATGCAGATCGCGATCGTCAAGGACAAGTGGGATGCACAGAGCCGCGAATCTCCATTCCGCGCCTATCTCTAC
Encoded proteins:
- a CDS encoding uncharacterized protein (ID:PFLUO_005339-T1.cds;~source:funannotate) encodes the protein MSLFGGQAQSGGSLFGNPANKSSSFGGFGASTAPATQPSGGGLFGSAQNQQQQQQPQQQQPQQQQTGGLFGSAATSQPQQSGGLFGSSTAQKPAGSLFGSSFGQQQQQQQPQQQTQQQQQPQQQTGGLFGSSLQQKPAGSLFGGAAPQQQAQQPATGGGGLFGGLGGSMQQQPQQQPQQQQGSLFGGGSLLGGQQQQQAQQPQQSQLGQTTMAQPQQQQQSLSSSLWSPGRAITGVHRTVPMQIAIVKDKWDAQSRESPFRAYLYNHVGEEAAPFYQPGPEDDETKWEEALRKRPGPGYVPVLVKGFWDLGKRAQRQKDFLTMMQARLHEINNCLTDLLSRHDLKISVKIADCRRKHLVLSKRCLALAAKTQILRNRGYAMDDAEEELKKKLTQLERSVFDPSLNGRGEEIWARMLAIHEHSKRLQAEMSRAGGNMASPGDEEIDEQTLKTAKKILDDYHAQIQHLQKELGSLKKDFDETQKLNGN